A single Thermaerobacter sp. FW80 DNA region contains:
- a CDS encoding glucosamine-6-phosphate deaminase — MAPRIRIADSYEAMSAAAAEAIARRLAARPSLRLALPTGHTPLGMYRRLVEITRREALSWGRARIFLLDEYLGLGAEDPRSFRRYMEEHLLRHLDPAPAVDALDGRAADPAAECARYEEALAREGIDLVVLGIGRNGHIGFNEPGSPFDSRTRVVTLTAETRRANARDFGGDPDAVPPRALTVGIATILEGREIFVLAAGQAKAPAVARAIHGPVDPSLPASVLQRHPQVTWFLDREAARLLDGAGTVAAAGSGARPIPGGDGARPPAGGPPDGDPTASGRGHPARAGGTGAGSAPRRPRPVRPTPAGEPGVDRRG; from the coding sequence ATGGCACCCCGCATCCGCATCGCCGATTCCTACGAAGCCATGAGTGCGGCGGCCGCCGAGGCCATCGCCCGCCGCCTGGCGGCGCGGCCGAGCCTGCGCCTGGCCCTGCCCACGGGACACACCCCGCTCGGCATGTACCGCCGCCTGGTGGAGATCACCCGGCGCGAGGCGCTCTCCTGGGGCCGGGCGCGGATCTTCCTGCTGGACGAGTATCTGGGGCTCGGTGCCGAGGATCCCCGCTCGTTCCGCCGGTACATGGAGGAGCACCTCCTGCGCCACCTGGATCCGGCGCCGGCCGTCGACGCCCTGGACGGGCGGGCCGCCGACCCGGCGGCCGAGTGCGCGCGCTACGAGGAGGCCCTCGCCCGGGAGGGGATCGACCTGGTGGTGCTGGGCATCGGCCGCAACGGCCACATCGGCTTCAACGAGCCGGGGTCGCCCTTCGACTCCCGCACCCGCGTGGTCACCCTGACGGCGGAGACGCGGCGCGCCAACGCCCGCGACTTCGGCGGCGACCCCGACGCCGTCCCGCCGCGGGCGCTGACGGTGGGCATCGCCACGATCCTGGAGGGAAGGGAGATCTTCGTCCTCGCCGCCGGGCAGGCCAAGGCGCCGGCGGTCGCCCGGGCCATCCACGGCCCCGTGGATCCCTCCCTGCCCGCGTCCGTCCTGCAGCGCCACCCCCAGGTCACCTGGTTCCTCGACCGGGAGGCCGCCCGCCTCCTGGACGGCGCGGGAACGGTCGCGGCGGCCGGCAGCGGCGCCCGCCCCATCCCAGGCGGCGACGGGGCCCGGCCGCCGGCCGGCGGGCCGCCCGATGGCGACCCGACGGCATCGGGGAGGGGACACCCCGCCCGCGCCGGAGGGACCGGCGCGGGCTCCGCCCCGCGCCGCCCGCGGCCGGTGCGGCCCACGCCGGCCGGCGAGCCCGGGGTGGACCGCCGTGGCTGA
- a CDS encoding proline dehydrogenase family protein, whose product MAVAQPHWSRQLIFTLAGNPAVTRFVTHYGMRLGASRFVAGEDLDAALAVARRLNQEGFPLAIQFLGEHVTRPEAAEAAVEEYLRLLAALEERGIDAYLSIKPSQMGLAVDEELAYANCRRILERTATVGRFVRIEMEDSPYTERTLRLYRRLRQRFDTGHVGIVLQAYLYRSAQDLEALADLEPNIRFVKGAYNEPASVAYPNKADVDRNYRQLVQRHLERGHYAAIATHDDRLIEDLLAFIERRGIPRDRFEFQMLYGIRPQLQRAMRDRGYTMRVYVPYGREWYGYFVRRLAERPANVGFVLRNLLRG is encoded by the coding sequence GTGGCTGTGGCCCAACCCCACTGGAGCCGCCAGCTGATCTTCACCCTGGCCGGCAACCCCGCCGTCACCCGCTTCGTCACCCACTACGGCATGCGCCTGGGCGCATCCCGCTTCGTGGCGGGCGAAGACCTGGACGCCGCCCTCGCCGTGGCGCGGCGGCTCAACCAGGAGGGCTTCCCGCTGGCCATCCAGTTCCTCGGCGAGCACGTGACCCGCCCCGAGGCGGCGGAGGCGGCTGTGGAGGAGTACCTGCGGCTGCTGGCCGCGCTGGAGGAACGCGGCATCGACGCGTACCTGTCGATCAAGCCCAGCCAGATGGGCCTCGCGGTGGACGAGGAGCTGGCCTACGCCAACTGCCGGCGCATCCTCGAGCGGACGGCGACGGTGGGCCGGTTCGTCCGCATCGAGATGGAGGACTCGCCGTACACCGAGAGGACCCTGCGGCTGTACCGCCGGCTGCGGCAGCGCTTCGACACCGGGCACGTGGGGATCGTCCTGCAGGCCTACCTCTACCGGTCGGCCCAGGACCTGGAGGCGCTGGCGGACCTCGAGCCCAACATCCGGTTCGTCAAGGGGGCGTACAACGAGCCGGCGTCGGTCGCCTACCCCAACAAGGCCGACGTGGACCGCAACTACCGGCAGCTCGTCCAGCGGCACCTGGAGCGGGGCCACTACGCGGCCATCGCCACCCACGACGACCGGCTGATCGAGGACCTGCTGGCGTTCATCGAGCGGCGCGGGATCCCCCGGGACCGGTTCGAGTTCCAGATGCTCTACGGGATCCGGCCGCAGCTGCAGCGGGCCATGCGGGATCGGGGCTACACGATGCGGGTGTACGTCCCCTACGGACGGGAGTGGTACGGCTACTTCGTGCGCCGGCTGGCGGAGCGGCCGGCCAACGTGGGGTTCGTCCTGCGGAACCTGCTGCGCGGCTGA
- the hisF gene encoding imidazole glycerol phosphate synthase subunit HisF: MLTRRIIPCLDVDGGRVVKGVHFRGLRDAGDPVELARRYDREGADELVFLDISATVQGRETLVEVVRRVASEVFIPLTVGGGIRDCDQIARLLAAGADKVAINSAAVARPQLVAEAARRFGRQCIVVAIDAGRNPAAAGGAAAPVAPPAAAAEGAVGATGSPAPPPRWTVFTHGGRRPTGLDAVAWARRVAALGAGEILLTSIDADGTQAGFDLELTRAVAAAVDVPVIASGGAGRAEHFAEVLTRGGADAALAASIFHWRQVRIAEVKALLAARGVPVRPVPDAAAPAGAGPAEAAP, encoded by the coding sequence GTGCTGACCCGGCGGATCATCCCCTGCCTCGACGTGGACGGCGGCCGGGTGGTCAAGGGCGTCCACTTCCGCGGCCTGCGCGACGCCGGCGATCCGGTGGAGCTGGCCCGCCGCTACGACCGGGAGGGCGCCGACGAGCTGGTCTTCCTGGACATCAGCGCCACCGTCCAGGGGCGCGAGACGCTGGTCGAGGTGGTGCGGCGGGTGGCGTCGGAGGTGTTCATCCCGCTCACCGTGGGCGGCGGGATCCGGGACTGCGACCAGATCGCGCGGCTTCTGGCGGCCGGCGCCGACAAGGTGGCGATCAACAGCGCGGCCGTCGCCCGGCCGCAGCTGGTCGCCGAGGCGGCGCGGCGCTTCGGGCGGCAGTGCATCGTGGTGGCCATCGACGCGGGGAGGAACCCGGCGGCCGCCGGCGGAGCGGCGGCGCCGGTCGCACCCCCCGCGGCGGCGGCCGAGGGTGCGGTCGGCGCGACGGGCAGCCCGGCTCCGCCGCCCCGCTGGACGGTGTTCACCCACGGCGGTCGCCGCCCCACGGGCCTCGACGCCGTCGCCTGGGCCCGACGGGTGGCGGCGCTCGGCGCCGGCGAGATCCTCCTCACCAGCATCGACGCCGACGGAACCCAGGCGGGGTTCGACCTGGAGCTGACGCGGGCGGTGGCGGCGGCGGTGGACGTGCCCGTCATCGCCTCCGGGGGTGCCGGGCGGGCGGAGCACTTCGCCGAGGTGCTCACCCGGGGCGGTGCCGACGCCGCCCTGGCGGCGTCGATCTTCCACTGGCGGCAGGTGCGCATCGCCGAGGTGAAGGCGCTGCTGGCGGCAAGGGGCGTGCCGGTGCGACCCGTGCCGGACGCCGCCGCCCCGGCGGGGGCCGGTCCCGCGGAGGCCGCCCCGTGA
- the hisI gene encoding phosphoribosyl-AMP cyclohydrolase: protein MRHTLTAVRFDQRGLVPVVVQDAGRGDVLMLAYADREALARTLAEGRAWFFSRSRRRLWRKGETSGHELRVQEVRIDCDGDAVLYRVDPAGPACHTGQRTCFHRGVDGAPLSGASRAGPPQPAPGPGGEAGAGADGAAAHGGGDDDGADAGDDGGTAAAAAHRGSDAADANGGDGHATTAAHRGMDAAGANGGGGDGRATAAAHRGAGAGANGVMASGSADGAPGGLAGLGALEAVVRQRQKERPPGSYTTRLFEAGLARILQKVGEEAVEAVVAGGHQSRQRLVEEVADLLYHLTVLLVARDVSWQDVGRELGRRAGAP from the coding sequence ATGCGACACACCCTGACGGCGGTCCGGTTCGACCAGCGCGGGCTGGTCCCGGTGGTGGTGCAGGACGCGGGCCGGGGCGACGTGCTGATGCTGGCGTACGCCGACCGGGAGGCCCTGGCCCGCACCCTGGCCGAGGGGCGGGCCTGGTTCTTCAGCCGCTCGCGCCGGCGGCTCTGGCGCAAGGGCGAGACGTCGGGCCACGAGCTGCGGGTGCAGGAGGTGCGGATCGACTGCGACGGGGACGCCGTGCTGTACCGGGTGGACCCCGCAGGGCCTGCGTGCCACACCGGCCAGCGGACCTGCTTCCACCGGGGCGTCGACGGCGCGCCCCTGAGCGGGGCAAGCCGCGCCGGCCCCCCGCAGCCCGCCCCCGGTCCCGGCGGCGAGGCGGGCGCAGGTGCCGATGGCGCCGCGGCGCATGGGGGCGGCGATGACGATGGGGCGGATGCGGGTGACGACGGCGGCACGGCGGCTGCAGCCGCCCACCGCGGTTCGGACGCTGCGGACGCCAACGGTGGCGACGGCCATGCGACCACAGCCGCCCATCGCGGCATGGACGCTGCGGGCGCCAATGGTGGCGGCGGCGACGGCCGTGCGACCGCAGCCGCCCATCGCGGTGCGGGGGCGGGCGCCAACGGCGTCATGGCGAGCGGGAGCGCCGATGGCGCACCCGGCGGTCTCGCCGGGCTCGGTGCGCTCGAGGCGGTGGTGCGCCAGCGCCAGAAGGAGCGCCCGCCGGGCTCCTACACCACCCGGCTGTTCGAGGCCGGTCTCGCGCGCATCCTCCAGAAGGTCGGCGAGGAGGCGGTGGAGGCGGTGGTGGCCGGCGGCCACCAGTCCCGGCAACGGCTGGTGGAGGAGGTGGCCGACCTGCTCTACCACCTGACGGTCCTCCTGGTGGCGCGCGACGTGAGCTGGCAAGACGTGGGCCGCGAGCTGGGGCGTCGGGCTGGGGCGCCGTGA
- a CDS encoding imidazole glycerol phosphate synthase subunit HisH: MARPYLAMVDYGTGNVHSLGKALERVGCSVRLTRDPDELGRAAGIVLPGVGAFGPAWRRLDATGLVPVLRGLVAAGRPLLGICLGMQLLFEGSREDGEWPGLGFFPGRAEPFAPGPATAPSAPRTPVASPPEPGRGRVALVAGDGGAADRPAATAGGGHAPPGQGDAAPAGSGGRRDGPVAGEGHPGVPEPPGGGPAQAAGAGPGQPRGATAVQAAGAAASQPGGAPTAQAAGAGASQLGGAMAAQPAGVGPVQPAGVGATQPARSGAAAPLKVPHMGWNRVAVPAGSRLLAGLGEGFYAYFVHSYRVPWPLAPARPRPRPDGACGDAPGRAAAQGSARGDEPAGPLVALADYGGPFVAAIEWGPVAGTQFHPEKSGPVGLKILRNFGAMCGACDPGP, encoded by the coding sequence ATGGCACGTCCCTACCTGGCCATGGTCGACTACGGTACGGGCAACGTCCATAGCCTGGGCAAGGCCCTGGAGCGGGTCGGCTGCTCCGTGCGCCTCACCCGCGATCCGGACGAACTCGGCCGGGCGGCCGGGATCGTCCTGCCCGGCGTGGGGGCCTTCGGACCCGCCTGGCGGCGGCTGGATGCGACCGGCCTGGTCCCCGTGCTGCGGGGGCTGGTGGCGGCGGGGCGGCCGCTGCTGGGCATCTGCCTCGGCATGCAGCTCCTCTTCGAGGGCAGCCGCGAAGACGGCGAGTGGCCGGGGCTCGGCTTCTTCCCCGGCCGGGCGGAGCCCTTCGCCCCTGGGCCTGCAACGGCGCCCTCCGCGCCCCGGACGCCGGTTGCGTCGCCACCGGAGCCCGGGAGGGGGCGGGTCGCCCTGGTCGCCGGGGACGGGGGCGCAGCCGACCGCCCCGCCGCGACCGCCGGCGGGGGCCACGCGCCGCCGGGGCAGGGCGATGCCGCGCCGGCGGGGTCGGGCGGCAGGCGAGACGGCCCGGTGGCAGGCGAGGGGCACCCCGGCGTGCCCGAGCCGCCAGGGGGCGGGCCAGCCCAGGCGGCCGGCGCCGGGCCGGGCCAGCCGCGGGGAGCCACGGCAGTCCAGGCGGCAGGCGCCGCGGCGAGCCAGCCGGGGGGAGCCCCGACGGCCCAGGCGGCCGGCGCCGGGGCGAGCCAGCTGGGGGGAGCCATGGCAGCCCAGCCGGCTGGCGTCGGGCCGGTTCAGCCGGCCGGGGTGGGGGCGACCCAGCCGGCACGGAGCGGGGCGGCGGCCCCGCTGAAGGTCCCCCACATGGGGTGGAACCGGGTCGCGGTGCCGGCGGGGAGCCGCCTCCTGGCCGGGCTGGGCGAGGGCTTCTACGCCTACTTCGTCCACTCGTATCGGGTGCCGTGGCCCCTCGCGCCGGCCCGCCCCCGGCCGCGCCCCGACGGGGCCTGCGGCGACGCCCCCGGGCGGGCGGCCGCCCAGGGCTCCGCCCGTGGGGACGAACCGGCGGGGCCCCTGGTGGCCCTGGCCGACTACGGCGGCCCCTTCGTCGCCGCCATCGAGTGGGGCCCGGTGGCCGGCACCCAGTTCCACCCCGAGAAGAGCGGTCCGGTGGGCCTCAAGATCCTGCGGAACTTCGGGGCGATGTGCGGTGCTTGTGATCCCGGCCCTTGA
- a CDS encoding GntR family transcriptional regulator, translating into MIRGPGGRATLYVEIMEYLRRQIREGHLRPGDRIPSERELAERFGASRMTVRHALDQLAWEGVIRREQGRGSFVAEPKIPLGLQFLTSFSEDMRRRGLVPSSRLISVAVVEAEDAVAEHLGLAVDRRVTSLRRVRYANDEPLSIEHVQVPFRLLPDLADHVRAQFRGNRATAFSLYERFERMGIVLQRARQTIEAAVATVEHARWLHVREGAPLLLLTRVSYDTTGRPVELVRSWYRGDRYRYETELVRPAATTHALPAAAGDEPAAQ; encoded by the coding sequence AGATTCGGGAAGGGCACCTGCGCCCGGGGGATCGCATCCCGTCGGAGCGGGAGTTGGCCGAACGGTTCGGCGCCAGCCGCATGACGGTGCGCCACGCCCTGGACCAGCTGGCCTGGGAAGGCGTGATCCGGCGGGAACAGGGGCGCGGCAGCTTCGTCGCCGAGCCGAAGATCCCGCTGGGTTTGCAGTTCCTCACCAGTTTCTCGGAAGACATGCGGCGTCGGGGGTTGGTGCCGTCGTCGCGCCTCATCTCCGTGGCGGTGGTCGAGGCCGAGGACGCCGTGGCCGAGCACCTGGGGTTGGCGGTGGACCGGCGAGTCACGTCCCTACGCCGGGTCCGGTACGCCAACGACGAGCCGCTGTCCATCGAGCACGTCCAGGTCCCATTTCGGCTCCTGCCCGACCTGGCCGACCACGTCCGGGCGCAATTTCGGGGCAACCGCGCCACCGCCTTCTCCCTGTACGAGCGGTTCGAGCGGATGGGCATCGTGCTGCAGCGAGCGCGCCAGACCATCGAAGCCGCCGTGGCCACGGTGGAGCACGCCCGGTGGTTGCACGTGCGGGAAGGGGCACCCTTACTGTTGCTCACCCGCGTCAGCTATGACACCACGGGCCGCCCGGTGGAGCTGGTCCGCTCGTGGTACCGAGGGGACCGCTACCGGTACGAGACCGAGCTGGTGAGGCCCGCTGCCACCACCCATGCGCTGCCCGCCGCGGCGGGGGACGAGCCGGCGGCGCAGTGA
- the hisB gene encoding imidazoleglycerol-phosphate dehydratase HisB: MTAPSGRRAHVQRETRETAVRCRIDLEGAEPVPAARIETGIPFFDHLLAAWSVHAGFGLEVVARGDLEVDGHHTVEDVGICLGRALRQAAGDYGTVARFGTAYVPMDEALARVVVDCSGRPLLVWAVEVPPRAFGAFHTELAEEFWRAVAVEARVTLHVDLLRGRNAHHGLEAIWKAAGRAMAQALAPRAGGPLSTKGVLE; encoded by the coding sequence ATGACGGCCCCCAGCGGGCGCCGCGCCCACGTCCAGCGCGAGACCCGGGAGACGGCGGTCCGCTGCCGGATCGACCTCGAGGGCGCGGAGCCCGTGCCGGCAGCCCGCATCGAGACGGGCATCCCCTTCTTCGACCACCTGCTGGCCGCCTGGTCCGTCCACGCCGGCTTCGGCCTCGAGGTGGTGGCGCGGGGCGACCTGGAGGTGGACGGGCACCACACGGTGGAAGACGTGGGCATCTGCCTCGGCCGCGCCCTGCGGCAGGCGGCCGGCGACTACGGCACCGTGGCCCGCTTCGGCACCGCCTACGTGCCGATGGACGAGGCCCTGGCGCGGGTGGTGGTGGACTGCAGCGGCCGTCCCCTCCTGGTGTGGGCGGTGGAGGTCCCGCCCCGCGCCTTCGGCGCCTTCCACACCGAGCTGGCCGAGGAGTTCTGGCGGGCGGTGGCGGTGGAGGCCCGCGTCACGCTGCACGTCGATCTCTTGCGGGGCCGCAACGCCCACCACGGGCTGGAGGCGATCTGGAAGGCGGCGGGGCGCGCCATGGCCCAGGCGCTGGCGCCGCGGGCTGGCGGTCCGCTCTCCACCAAGGGCGTCCTGGAGTGA
- the nagA gene encoding N-acetylglucosamine-6-phosphate deacetylase yields MDRRTVAAGEQVLCSRRIVVPGGVIDGYVRIVGGRIAEVGRGEPPAGPRGRETRFDLGDAVLMPGMIDLHIHGLGGWDTYDLRPEAARSLGLLLAATGTTAYWPTLATAAWSDMEAACAFWGAFIREAWGGPLPAAGPVRPDTGREAAADEPAAAAAPTTSGAAAVATHPARAAGARPLGLHLEGPFLNPRKPGAMRPEWMVPPDPERLEVLLAQAAGTVRRVTLAPELPGALQLVQRLRALGIVVAAGHSEASYEQAEAALRAGVSLGNHVFNAMPALHHRDPGLVGAVMDLPFDAELIADGVHVHPVAMRILWRLKGTERLAVISDAVAAALLPPGRYDLRAFVAEVRPDGTSRLPDGTLAGSTATMLRCLQVLVERVGVPWPEAARMVAAVPARIAGVGERKGAIVPGYDADLFALDTGVDGGWRVVATWVEGVPVHGPERPLAVDALLNTTRRAD; encoded by the coding sequence ATGGACCGGAGGACGGTCGCCGCCGGCGAACAAGTCCTCTGCAGCCGCCGCATCGTCGTGCCCGGTGGCGTCATCGACGGGTACGTCCGCATCGTCGGCGGGCGGATCGCGGAGGTGGGGAGGGGCGAGCCGCCCGCCGGGCCGCGGGGAAGGGAGACCCGCTTCGACCTGGGCGATGCGGTGCTCATGCCGGGCATGATCGATCTGCACATCCACGGACTGGGCGGCTGGGACACCTACGACCTGCGGCCGGAGGCGGCGCGGTCCCTGGGCCTCCTGCTGGCGGCCACCGGGACCACCGCCTACTGGCCGACGCTGGCCACGGCGGCGTGGAGCGACATGGAGGCGGCGTGCGCCTTCTGGGGGGCATTCATCCGGGAGGCCTGGGGCGGCCCGCTGCCCGCAGCGGGGCCGGTTCGTCCAGACACCGGGCGGGAGGCGGCCGCGGACGAACCGGCGGCGGCCGCGGCCCCGACGACGTCGGGTGCGGCCGCGGTCGCAACCCATCCCGCCCGGGCCGCCGGCGCGCGGCCGCTGGGCCTGCACCTGGAGGGGCCCTTCCTCAACCCCCGCAAGCCGGGCGCCATGCGCCCCGAGTGGATGGTGCCGCCCGATCCGGAACGGCTCGAGGTGCTGCTGGCGCAGGCGGCGGGGACCGTGCGGCGGGTCACCCTGGCACCGGAGCTGCCGGGAGCCCTCCAGCTGGTGCAGCGGCTGCGGGCCCTGGGCATCGTGGTGGCCGCCGGGCACAGCGAGGCCAGCTACGAGCAGGCGGAGGCGGCGCTGCGGGCCGGGGTGAGCCTGGGCAACCACGTCTTCAACGCCATGCCGGCGCTGCACCACCGCGACCCCGGCCTGGTCGGGGCGGTCATGGACCTCCCCTTCGACGCCGAGCTGATCGCTGACGGGGTGCACGTCCACCCGGTGGCCATGCGGATCCTCTGGCGGCTCAAGGGGACCGAGCGGCTGGCGGTGATCAGCGACGCGGTCGCGGCGGCGCTGCTGCCGCCGGGACGGTACGACCTGCGCGCCTTCGTGGCCGAGGTGCGGCCGGACGGGACCAGCCGGCTGCCCGACGGCACCCTGGCCGGGAGCACGGCCACCATGCTGCGGTGCCTCCAGGTCCTGGTGGAGCGGGTGGGCGTGCCGTGGCCGGAGGCCGCCCGCATGGTGGCCGCGGTGCCGGCCCGCATCGCGGGGGTGGGCGAGCGCAAGGGCGCCATCGTCCCGGGCTACGACGCCGACCTGTTCGCCCTGGACACCGGCGTGGACGGCGGGTGGCGGGTCGTGGCAACCTGGGTGGAAGGGGTGCCCGTCCACGGCCCCGAGCGGCCGCTGGCGGTGGACGCGCTGCTCAACACCACCCGCCGCGCGGACTGA
- a CDS encoding HisA/HisF-related TIM barrel protein, producing the protein MLVIPALDLRGGRLVRLWQGDYARETVYADDPVAVAQAFAAAGAPRLHVVDLDGARAGRPVHRELVLRIAAAVPVPVQVGGGIRDAAAATAYLEGGVAAVILGTAAVRNPEQVADVARRYPGRVLVSLDLRDGRPAVEGWTAVARVEQAALAGTLRGGAAPADAPLAPLLARLREAGVAHLVVTDTGRDGTLAGVDPAVFRPFLAAGFHVIAAGGVRDAADIERLREAGLWGVIAGRALYEGTLDLATALAVASGAAPPTGPPPSARARTAAAPAQAPTATAAEGAQAAAGQAAEPAATAADPARTQDLAGPKPPARVQTTAPAPTAAPPAPGGDSLPRSPGRTAPRPGRGGPEARRDRRDGAGSSGEEGRRC; encoded by the coding sequence GTGCTTGTGATCCCGGCCCTTGACCTGCGGGGCGGCCGGCTGGTCCGCCTCTGGCAGGGCGACTACGCCCGCGAGACGGTCTACGCCGACGACCCCGTCGCCGTCGCGCAGGCCTTCGCGGCGGCCGGCGCCCCGCGGCTCCACGTGGTCGACCTGGACGGGGCGCGGGCGGGCCGCCCCGTCCACCGCGAGCTCGTCCTGCGCATCGCCGCCGCCGTCCCCGTCCCGGTGCAGGTGGGGGGCGGCATCCGCGATGCGGCGGCGGCCACGGCCTACCTGGAAGGGGGCGTGGCGGCGGTGATCCTCGGCACCGCGGCCGTCCGGAACCCGGAGCAGGTCGCCGACGTGGCCCGCCGCTACCCCGGAAGGGTGCTGGTGAGCCTGGACCTCAGGGATGGGCGGCCGGCGGTGGAGGGCTGGACCGCCGTGGCCCGGGTGGAACAGGCGGCGCTCGCCGGCACCCTCCGGGGCGGTGCCGCGCCGGCCGACGCCCCCCTGGCCCCTCTGCTGGCCCGCCTGCGGGAGGCGGGCGTGGCCCACCTGGTGGTGACCGACACCGGCCGCGACGGCACCCTGGCCGGGGTCGACCCCGCCGTCTTCCGGCCCTTCCTGGCGGCGGGGTTCCACGTGATCGCCGCCGGCGGGGTGCGGGACGCGGCGGACATCGAGCGCCTGCGCGAGGCGGGCCTGTGGGGCGTCATCGCGGGCCGCGCCCTGTACGAGGGGACCCTCGATCTCGCCACGGCCCTGGCCGTGGCGTCGGGAGCGGCGCCCCCGACCGGCCCGCCGCCCTCGGCCCGGGCGCGGACGGCGGCAGCCCCGGCCCAAGCGCCGACGGCGACCGCCGCGGAGGGGGCGCAGGCGGCGGCCGGCCAGGCGGCGGAGCCGGCGGCGACGGCGGCGGACCCGGCCCGGACCCAGGACTTGGCCGGCCCGAAGCCCCCGGCCCGGGTGCAGACGACCGCCCCGGCGCCGACCGCGGCACCCCCGGCGCCCGGCGGCGATTCGCTGCCCCGCTCGCCGGGACGCACCGCCCCGCGGCCCGGACGCGGAGGGCCGGAGGCGCGCCGGGATCGGCGGGACGGGGCCGGTTCGTCCGGAGAGGAGGGCCGACGGTGCTGA
- a CDS encoding HAD family hydrolase has translation MAEERAAAARPTGTGPAGDAGRRGVDGAGRAEGGPGRAYRLLALDLDGTVLTPQGSVSPRVRRAVRRALRAGIRVTLATGRVLPSAWVYARLLGLRGPLVVSDGAVLAEVGVRGAPAASGPGARPRGPWRVLDVRPFPRDLAAAVVDDLLAAGCPVVVQFPEFLASSRRPPVGTLVRSLALPSLRHYWVLRRYARVVPGPRLARFVAAAPQPPVKISALGPADALRPLEHRIRDRYGERLRLTHSGPGSFDLLPPGTHKASGLARLAARLGLAREQVVAVGDNDNDCEMLRWAGLGVAMGNAAPEVQRCADRVTAPNWQDGVARLIEEVLLGGGSAVAEDPTHR, from the coding sequence GTGGCTGAGGAACGGGCCGCCGCGGCCCGACCGACGGGCACCGGCCCGGCGGGGGACGCGGGCCGCCGCGGGGTGGACGGCGCGGGCAGGGCGGAAGGGGGTCCCGGCCGCGCCTACCGTCTGCTGGCCCTCGACCTCGACGGGACGGTCCTGACGCCGCAGGGGAGCGTCAGCCCGCGGGTGCGGCGGGCGGTGCGGCGGGCCCTCCGGGCCGGGATCCGCGTGACCCTGGCCACGGGTCGGGTGCTCCCCTCCGCGTGGGTGTACGCGCGCCTGCTGGGCCTGCGCGGGCCGCTGGTGGTCAGCGACGGTGCGGTCCTGGCCGAGGTGGGGGTCCGCGGTGCCCCCGCCGCCTCCGGTCCCGGGGCCCGGCCCCGCGGGCCCTGGCGCGTGCTGGACGTCCGGCCCTTCCCCCGCGACCTGGCGGCGGCGGTGGTGGACGATCTGCTGGCGGCGGGCTGCCCCGTGGTCGTGCAGTTCCCCGAGTTCCTGGCCAGCAGCCGGCGCCCGCCCGTGGGCACCCTGGTGCGATCCCTGGCGCTGCCGTCCCTGCGTCACTACTGGGTGCTGCGGCGGTACGCACGGGTCGTCCCCGGACCGCGGTTGGCCCGCTTCGTGGCGGCGGCCCCGCAGCCGCCGGTGAAGATCTCGGCGCTGGGGCCGGCCGACGCGTTGCGTCCCCTGGAGCACCGGATCCGGGACCGCTATGGGGAGCGGCTCCGCCTCACCCACTCCGGGCCGGGGAGCTTCGACCTGCTGCCGCCCGGGACCCACAAGGCCTCCGGACTGGCGCGGCTCGCGGCGCGGTTGGGACTGGCCCGCGAGCAGGTGGTGGCGGTGGGGGACAACGACAACGACTGCGAGATGCTGCGCTGGGCGGGCCTGGGGGTGGCGATGGGCAACGCGGCCCCGGAGGTGCAGCGCTGCGCCGACCGGGTCACGGCCCCCAACTGGCAGGACGGCGTGGCCCGGTTGATCGAAGAGGTGCTCCTCGGCGGCGGCTCCGCCGTCGCCGAGGACCCGACCCACCGGTGA